Genomic DNA from Bemisia tabaci chromosome 2, PGI_BMITA_v3:
aaaatcgtaactttaaaaatcgatatctcgagaacggttgggaggtggcggctaaaaaaaaatacgtcaaccttagatttgtctcttcctcatgtacaagcaaaatgaacccaatcccaggatgtcacttcgtagactccccttgttagTAAGATatcaggaagaaaaaaaatcttcaaaggcGCAGCATTATTTTACTTGTAAATCTGAGTCAAATCAAATTAAGAGCTTTATTGTAGATTAAAGTTCGCGTTCCaatatttcttctttttaaaattttggttctttAAAGGGAATTATATAGTTAATTCAGTTTATAAGAGGAATATTTGTAACTTGACTCTATGCAGCAAATGTGAGAGTTGCTTTTGATGGAATAATCAAACATATCATACGGGATGTCATTGGTGGGCGATTGGAGAGCTTGGAACAGCAGAACTTACAAAGAACAGAAAGAACTTGGGTTGGCTGGAAAATTGTCTGTCGTGAATAATTCCGCCGAATCATTGCGTATTCTGAAGATCATTGCACCACCCCAAAAGGCGCGagcaaattattaaaaaaacccGACAACGATGGCCAAATTTGGTCGGTTTGAAGTGCACGTGAAGCACGTACTCGTCACTCTTTTGCTATCGTCTGTTTAGGTCGATTATAACTTTGTGTTTTTCGTTGCTGAACTAAAATTTTCGAAACGAACTATATACGCGTaaccaaattgaaatttttccttggaGAACTTGCGAGAGGCTAGAggaaactagggggctacgccccctggccgctacgcggcccaacccctgaGGGCGCTCcccgccatcaatgggccgcttcgcggccctttttttaccctcctatcggtgttagttttatttttcccctaaaaaattacgatatgaggtatactttacttttagaatgaaataatttttggttttgatgaataaagaaacaacatttttttttgaagtctaaaggacgcgttttgtaatgactacttgatgaaatattgcagtaaaacaacgaacattgatTATCAGGTAAGTAATAATTAAGAATTTTAGGAGCCGGGAACCGAACCCACACAATGAATATAGTGGACACTgccgacgtctttgacgactcggccaccgctcgtatTGAGGAAACAGGTGCGAATCTTGtatagataagtgtagagctgatgcgcaggctacccagctactgcgcaacctcttcgaccactgcgcatcctcccgcgcatagcggcagcggtctcggagcattctgaaaattcactcacttttatgacgtgattgtaaaaaaacctgggttctatttccaaaatctgaatagagcgggctcatctagggccaatcacccgtcgatttacgcaaaaatcatggaaatcggcccggtagaacgctcaaacgaactatgacaaaaagtataaattaacattgtttaaatgggagaattcgcaactttaccacctAATATAAAAAagcctgggccatattttgaaaatctgaaaagagttggcttatctagaggcaattgctcgttgatagccgcaaaaatcatgaaaatcggcccggtagaacgctggaactaagcgttaccagtttcgcgaaattaggaggtctcggagcttatagtatagatagtaaGGGTGAAAAAACAAAGAAGGTCGGTTCTAAAAACTCACTTTAAGACCACCTCCTAGGGAACCTTGATAGTTTTTTTGGGCTTCTTCAAGTCGTCTATCAGCTTGAGCAGCCTTCTCATTCATTCTCTGCACTTTATCGGGGTCTTTAATGCCTCGACTTTGTTGATCTTGGGCTCTTTTTAATGCAGCTGCCTCCATCTGCTGTCTCCGTTCTTCCTGAAAGGATAATTTCCTAGAAATTACTACCCAGGAAAACCTTCCCTCCAAAAGAGAACTATGCTCCTCAAATGGATGACCAATGCTAGAGCTCCGAAATATCTAGAGACTTATCTAATGGCTATTCACTAGCTGATCGTTATTCTAGCGATGTAGTTATTGTAAAAACTAAACTTACacgaaacaaagaaaatttactgacattGAGCTTTTGAAATTCTACGAGGTAGTTTCTCACATTCAGCAGGCTGAAGTCTTTCAACGTCCCCGCTAAAAGTTCCAGACTCGagtcaattaaaaaaatcaacatagaTATTTACTTCCTCTTgcagcaaaaaataaatatacataAAATACGCTGACAAAATCTACCACAAAGAATGCTGTTGATCACGGCATTTTAAAAACTCCCCCTTCCCTTTAGAATTGGGCTGAGGCAGAGTAGGCGAAGGCAGAAACCAAGGACCAGATGAATATCTTCATTTACTTCATGCAAGAACATTTACATAATTGATACTCTAATCTGCTGTAGAAGGATATTAATATGGTACATTGAGAATTAACATTCATTGCAACTGTTAAAAATGAATCAAACTaaaagaatttttcttgttcaCATTCTAGTTTTTGAGACGCATCTTCAGGTAGGATTATATCAAAGCATCACCAGGGCCTTCTTTCTTTTCAGAATATTCCTTGTTTTTGGGACAAATCGGTCAGAGAAGTGGTCaacttttcccagaaaatgCAACATCGAACCTATCTAGAAGTGATCCTCAGCGCCGATCACATTTTAACCCAAAAAAGgtgatgagggggggggggggtctttgtGGACGATAAATATGGATaatggggatgttgcatgtgtgaggaatttgcgatttgactattgattcttctgtagaagtttgcgagaaacacgatggtgccactggttttctctgagatcaactcccaagctcataaaaagctctcaataagttgaggccaaaatgtaggggatattccacgctatcctgagagtccacctctacatgagtacaaactctccatgcaaagatagggagcaaatgcattagcagggttgccatgttttcagttttagagtcctcaaataaagtggcagccctgtcaatgtatttgctccctatctttgcgtggagagtttgcattgatgtagaggtggactctcaggatagcgagaaatatcccctccattatggccaaaaaaatatatgtattgaCAATAAGTTGTGTTCAGTTTCATTGGACTAGGGTTCAAACATGTCATGTGGCGTTACAGCAGCCGGCAGCAGCACCAAAGTTGTAGGTGTAATTTCAGGTATCAGAGGTCATTTTTTGACggaattttgtgaaaatcatcacttgaaaagtttttcaacgagaaactcgaatttttggtcagatcttcaaaattccaaaatcagaGATGGCGGCTGTGGTCAAAGTGGTGAAGATGTTGTCTTCTCATTATTTTCGTTATTACTGTTAGTAGCTATGAGAGGCGGTTCACAGAGCAAGTCACAAGTTCATCCATGGTGAGGAACCAGGGTGCCCAGGGGTACTCCCTGGTTAGGCACGACAGCTCGCACAGCGAGCTAATGACAACTAGAATAGTATATAGTTTTGTCTTGTCTTTGGTAGTGAGAATAGAGTTTTCCCTACTCTAAGTCGGATTTGGAGGTAAGGTTTTACAACTTGCGGTCGGTTGTAAACCAACAAGATTGGGCCTAGATTCGAACAGGGCAATTCATCAATGGATACAAAATAAGATATTTGCTGAGAACAGTTACAAAAAAATCTTACTATGCTCGGTGTGATGTACTCAGATTCTGACGAGTCTGAAGAACCAAGACAGGGACATAAAATGTTCCAGATGCCCATGATTTCGCCACGAGAGACGAGGAAGCTAGCTACCGGacagaaatttcagaaaatgtgctGAAATCGAAACCAAGTCGAAAAAGTATCGTGAAAGTAGTGTAGTGATAACAATCGTGATTGATCAGATATTAGTTGTTTACATTACATATATTCAGGGCTCTCAaacgattttgagaaaaatcagcAATTCGCCACTAAACATCTTCGCACTTTTCCCCAAGTTTCAGCACACGTTATAAAACTGCTTTAAAACGCCCAATTAAAGTGTTAAAACTTTAAGTTTGCATTTGAAGTAATcttgaaataatgaaataatcCCTGATAGACGAATTTAGTGGTGGGAATactgcatagagaaaaaaaaggaggtgtttgcatttcgggcatcttggaatattttgatgacttgatgacgtaggtgggtacagctgggtacagggacgtccccttcacactgtacccacctacgtcatcaagtcatcaaaaaattccaagatgcccgaaatgcaaacacctccttttttttctctatgggaaTACTGCATTACCTCCAACGGCATTACCTCCACAAGACTcccctgcgatatatcgaatcgattgtggcaatagaccgtattcgataacggttcgatgtatcgtttggttcaaaacaatagaacataacctcaaaccaaacagtagggatttaagttggaaaagctgaaaatgagaaatttcctgacaatttcacttcgAATTGGCacttggtactcaaaagaaagaaaaatctgttacaaaagacccgttctctaacatttctgaatttacttttgaggctatgtttatgttttgaaccaatcgatattgatacaatctcagccgtttgatgtatcgaatacgatccatgtGACCCAAGAGGGGTTGCGGCCAGATGCCGACAGAGAGCGCTGAAActcatacaatgttgccagtctgTAGTGTATGATGTGTTGCCTGTTaaacgaaatgaaggcgcgatACCTATCAGCAAATGCCCGTTCTTCTCAACAAGCCAGTTGTACGGTGGATTGAtcgcaatgaaaattgaaggcgatacaTTGTTCAAAACAAATAGCTTTCTCGACTGACCCCTTTAGTCCACATAACTCTGCCGAAACGACCCTGAACTGTGTTGCTTTTCTTGTGTGTGTTGCTTTGTTGATCTTAGTTTGATTTTCTCGGACCGATAACGGCCCAGCCCATTTATGAAGGATATCAATGAAATGAAGTATCTCTTAAGCGACATTTGGACTCTCTTAATAGATGTCCAATGATACTACGGAACATGGATGATCGGATGGAAATGCCGAGATTGTGGCTGTTGGTCGATCAGTCCATCGACAGCGCAAAATATATTCCCCTGGTCTCTGCTCTCATCAGCCGGTAAAAAACGGTGACGTTACGTCCCCCTGCGGTTTTGGGCGTTGGTCGCAGAGATGTTaaatttcatgagtttttagtgtattttccgaaggaaagatacactattttttttttttttttttttttttttaccacttcaaATAGTGCACAAGGGCCAATCCTTGCCCTTTATTCCCGTCCCCCTCCAACCCCttaaccagtcccaggcaaccattgtttgagactatcaaactcgggtcgtctggccgggaatcgtatacccgggacctcccgatcatcgAGCTGGCGCTACAACCATtacaccatactgccgtgctaaggaaaaacgccgtatgaaactttaagcgttgccacatttcctttgaaaaacacgaatttcctggtaaactcatgaatattttccctccactttttcagataattttgctcgtaattccaccgaaaagtcctgaatatttcaagggaaaatattcatgaatttcctcaaaaattaacattgtatcgaaggaaatttggcaacccttgaatgttcatacggcgtttttccttagcacggcagcttaggaGGCCGACTATtacgaaatttcattcaaaattcattacttACAGAATACTAATTCGAGGAAGGGGATCATACAAAACGttacgtttttttcttcttcttcttttttgagtaGTGCAGACGTATGTCACAGGTGGGTTATGAAGATGagaaagagtgaaaaaaatctgaatttcaaaattaggtattttataGCTCCCCTAAGCACCCACCCACACTCACTTTTTTTGAGGCGAACGAGCGGCGTTcgcagagttaagaaatttcatgaaagattataaaaagaaatttcatgatgaaatttcatgaaatttcgtgaaatttcatttaacacgcagaattcaggattaaacccttgaaacttatgaatctccttaagttcatttataggaacgtggtaaactgtgaaagggaactttagaaatgcctagaaagttgagtaaaacagcaaaaacataattttgaattttttatcttaaattttggttgaacacacagccgtaccggttgaacaccaaaataaattttacggataaagtaagacgttagctttcatatttggagcaaaacaaatttcttgactataaagaatcctagtgccccctaatagtatatcgttcttttttggtacaaaagggagggatcttgaactatctttgaaacaatttaaatgattttttcatttgtctctgattttttcagaaattaacagtttggaatttgaggttagggtccccggtccccctccccatgatgagccagaactgccagaagagaaagagtagtaagagaagaccagaagagaagagctgagagaagaccgcgctccaactggtctaattgacgaatattattattctctttgaaaataaaaacaaattctgttagaaaaaataagcatttttgacattttgtcggtcgaaagaaatttcattgggaaaaaagaaatttcattcgatgaaatttcatttagcAACTCTGGGCGTTCGTCTTAAAAATTCACATGAAGTATCAAATTTGCAAtgcacggaagaaaatgaaattgctgattcaacaattttgtggtAGCTCAATTAGCTTTCCCTTATTGAAAAGGACATTTGAggggcacataagtgcagtttttgctattccgagaaatgcgtgtttaaagtttcgaaattacatggatccatggcggagagaaagctcaaactgactctttgatgctttaaaattggaaatttggaacgaattttccacag
This window encodes:
- the Svip gene encoding uncharacterized protein Svip, with the protein product MGIWNILCPCLGSSDSSESEYITPSIEERRQQMEAAALKRAQDQQSRGIKDPDKVQRMNEKAAQADRRLEEAQKNYQGSLGGGLKWQMD